In Nocardioides sp. InS609-2, a single genomic region encodes these proteins:
- a CDS encoding DUF559 domain-containing protein: protein MAWPHDHTDARFRGAQELAGMQGQVASRRQLYGIGITRWEIRGQVRARRWQLVGDQAVCLHNHVLDEEGHRWAAVFQGGPRACLDGVAALVASGLERFDHERIRVSVPRGARVRRNRRYDIRQTRRWSADDVVPFGIPRTRVPVAAVRAGLWALTDRQATYLLTLVVQQGLASPSAIGTELLRIRRDKRRALLHVVVNDLLDGGRALGELDVAAELRRRGLPPPERQVLRRDARRRYYLDLYWPAFGLVVEIDGIHHTWAENVVGDALRQNSLVLAGNTVLRLPLLGLRLQPDEFFAQIAAALRAGGLTGAA, encoded by the coding sequence ATGGCCTGGCCGCACGATCACACCGATGCTCGCTTCCGAGGTGCGCAGGAGCTGGCCGGGATGCAGGGACAGGTGGCGTCCCGGCGCCAGCTCTACGGCATCGGCATCACCCGCTGGGAGATCCGTGGCCAGGTGCGGGCGCGTCGATGGCAGCTCGTCGGGGACCAGGCCGTGTGCCTACACAACCACGTGCTCGACGAGGAGGGCCACCGGTGGGCGGCGGTGTTCCAGGGCGGGCCGCGCGCCTGCCTCGACGGCGTAGCGGCCCTCGTGGCGAGCGGACTCGAGCGGTTCGATCACGAGCGGATTCGAGTGAGCGTGCCGCGGGGCGCGAGGGTACGACGCAACCGGCGCTACGACATCCGCCAGACACGCCGCTGGTCGGCGGACGATGTCGTCCCGTTCGGGATACCCCGGACCCGCGTCCCTGTCGCAGCCGTGAGAGCGGGGTTGTGGGCGCTCACCGACCGGCAGGCGACGTACCTGCTGACGCTCGTCGTGCAACAGGGACTCGCCTCGCCGTCGGCGATCGGCACCGAGCTGCTGCGCATCCGGCGCGACAAGCGCCGGGCGCTGTTGCACGTCGTGGTCAACGACCTCCTCGACGGTGGGCGTGCCCTCGGCGAGCTCGACGTGGCCGCCGAGCTCAGGCGCCGCGGTCTGCCGCCACCCGAGCGTCAGGTGCTGCGGCGAGATGCCCGTCGTCGCTACTACCTGGACCTCTACTGGCCAGCGTTCGGTCTGGTCGTCGAGATCGACGGCATCCACCACACCTGGGCGGAGAACGTCGTGGGCGATGCGCTGCGCCAGAACTCTCTCGTCCTGGCCGGTAACACCGTCCTCAGGCTCCCGCTGCTCGGGCTCAGACTGCAGCCCGACGAGTTCTTCGCTCAGATCGCGGCCGCGCTCCGCGCCGGCGGGCTGACCGGCGCCGCGTGA
- a CDS encoding acyl-CoA dehydrogenase family protein: MSGLTGEQQQYVDRIRAVATDHLVSVPAVHGAVNRPLLELLGDHGLLRGLFGGAPDEAPRDAAALQLCLLRETLATITTEAETALALQGLGSYPLLQSGSPEVVERWIPGVVAGTTVAAFALSEPGAGSDAAALALRATPDGDGWRLHGEKTWISNAPDADVYTVFARTTEAARARGVTAFVVAGDAEGLSGERLDMVAPHAIGRLVFDGVRVGPEDVLGEVDRGFAVAMRTLDLFRPSVGAFAVGMAQAALDASLDWALTREVYGDLLIRQQSVEHTLAEMATRTQASRLLVRAAATTYDSGAPAAEITQSAAMAKLFATESAQWVVDQAVQLHGARGLQQGHLLERLYREVRAPRIYEGASEVQRTIIGRGLVRARQAEQEGQQ; this comes from the coding sequence ATGAGTGGCCTCACCGGGGAGCAGCAGCAGTACGTCGACCGGATCCGCGCCGTCGCCACCGATCACCTCGTCTCCGTGCCGGCGGTGCACGGCGCCGTCAACCGGCCGCTGCTCGAGCTGCTGGGCGACCACGGCCTGCTCCGCGGCCTCTTCGGCGGTGCGCCCGACGAGGCGCCGCGCGACGCCGCCGCACTCCAGCTCTGTCTCCTCCGCGAGACCCTGGCGACGATCACGACCGAGGCCGAGACCGCCCTCGCGCTACAGGGGCTGGGCAGCTACCCGCTCCTACAGTCCGGCTCGCCGGAGGTCGTCGAGCGGTGGATCCCCGGCGTCGTGGCCGGCACCACTGTGGCCGCGTTCGCCCTCTCCGAGCCCGGTGCCGGGTCAGATGCCGCCGCACTAGCGCTGAGAGCCACGCCCGACGGCGACGGCTGGCGGCTGCACGGCGAGAAGACCTGGATCTCCAACGCGCCCGACGCCGACGTCTACACCGTCTTCGCCCGCACGACCGAGGCAGCGCGGGCCCGCGGCGTCACCGCGTTCGTCGTGGCCGGCGACGCCGAGGGACTGTCCGGCGAGCGCCTCGACATGGTCGCTCCGCACGCGATCGGCCGGCTGGTGTTCGACGGCGTCCGGGTCGGTCCCGAGGACGTGCTCGGCGAGGTCGACCGTGGCTTCGCGGTGGCCATGCGCACGCTCGACCTGTTCCGGCCCAGCGTCGGCGCCTTCGCCGTCGGCATGGCGCAGGCCGCCCTCGACGCGTCGCTGGACTGGGCGCTCACCCGCGAGGTGTACGGCGACCTGCTGATCCGCCAGCAGTCCGTCGAGCACACCCTGGCCGAGATGGCCACCCGCACCCAGGCGAGCCGGCTGCTCGTGCGCGCTGCCGCGACAACGTACGACAGTGGGGCGCCGGCCGCCGAGATCACGCAGAGCGCCGCGATGGCGAAGCTGTTCGCCACCGAGTCGGCGCAGTGGGTGGTCGACCAGGCAGTGCAGCTGCACGGCGCGCGTGGGCTGCAGCAGGGCCACCTGCTCGAACGGCTCTATCGTGAGGTCCGGGCGCCGCGCATCTACGAGGGCGCCTCCGAGGTGCAGCGCACGATCATCGGCCGTGGTCTGGTGCGTGCCCGACAGGCCGAACAGGAGGGCCAGCAGTGA
- a CDS encoding zf-TFIIB domain-containing protein, which produces MQCPTDGTTLTMSERSGIEIDYCPQCRGVWLDRGELDKIIERSMGQAPAPAAPAAPAAPAYEQERDTRRHQEDRRYADPYQQPYRKKKESWLSEIFD; this is translated from the coding sequence ATGCAGTGCCCGACCGACGGCACCACCCTGACCATGAGCGAGCGCAGCGGGATCGAGATCGACTACTGCCCGCAGTGCCGCGGCGTCTGGCTCGACCGCGGTGAGCTCGACAAGATCATCGAGCGCTCGATGGGTCAGGCACCGGCCCCGGCCGCGCCCGCGGCACCAGCTGCTCCGGCCTACGAGCAGGAGCGCGACACACGGCGCCACCAGGAGGACCGGCGCTACGCCGACCCGTACCAGCAGCCGTACCGCAAGAAGAAGGAGAGCTGGCTCAGCGAGATCTTCGACTGA
- a CDS encoding enoyl-CoA hydratase family protein — MTRSRANYRGSVPITHDWQHFRFSVSDRVATVTLDRPEKMNPLTFESYADLRDLLHELPHRGDTDVLVIRGEGRGFCGGGDVNEIIGELLKMDPRDLIGFTRMTGDVIKAMRECPIPIVTGIQGIAAGAGSVIAIASDFRVCSTSARFAFLFTKVGLSGGDMGAAYLLPRLVGAGRATELLMLGDTIDAETADRYGLVSQLVADDGLDEAVEALARRLADGPTLAFAQTKSLITRELDMPLGAAMELDAMTQALLMTTSDHAEFHAAFNAKRPPEWTGR, encoded by the coding sequence GTGACCCGCAGCCGAGCCAACTATCGAGGCAGCGTCCCGATCACCCACGACTGGCAGCACTTCCGCTTCTCCGTATCCGACCGGGTCGCGACGGTGACCCTCGACCGGCCCGAGAAGATGAACCCACTCACCTTCGAGTCGTACGCCGACCTGCGCGACCTGCTGCACGAGCTCCCCCACCGTGGCGACACCGACGTGCTCGTGATCCGCGGTGAGGGCCGCGGCTTCTGCGGCGGCGGTGACGTCAACGAGATCATCGGCGAGCTGCTCAAGATGGACCCGCGCGACCTGATCGGGTTCACCCGGATGACCGGTGACGTCATCAAGGCGATGCGCGAGTGCCCGATCCCGATCGTCACGGGCATCCAGGGCATCGCCGCCGGCGCCGGGTCGGTCATCGCGATCGCCAGCGACTTCCGAGTCTGCTCGACCTCGGCCCGCTTCGCGTTCCTCTTCACGAAGGTCGGGCTGTCGGGCGGCGACATGGGGGCGGCGTACCTCCTCCCCCGGCTCGTCGGCGCCGGCCGGGCCACCGAGCTGCTGATGCTGGGCGACACCATCGACGCCGAGACGGCCGACCGCTACGGACTCGTGTCGCAGCTGGTGGCCGACGACGGGCTCGACGAAGCCGTCGAGGCGCTCGCGCGGCGCCTGGCTGACGGCCCGACGCTGGCGTTCGCGCAGACCAAGTCGCTCATCACCCGCGAGCTGGACATGCCGCTCGGTGCCGCGATGGAGCTCGACGCGATGACGCAGGCGCTGCTGATGACGACCAGCGACCACGCCGAGTTCCACGCCGCCTTCAACGCGAAGCGCCCGCCCGAGTGGACGGGTCGATGA
- a CDS encoding PaaX family transcriptional regulator C-terminal domain-containing protein, whose translation METLPRQLILSLYGLYAREDGDWLSVASLVALMGDLDVDSAAVRSSVSRLKRREVLEPSRRDGQAGYLLSPGSLEVLHEGDQRIWSRPRATAADGWLVLVFSVPESERERRHALRSLLAGLGFGTVAPGVWVAPATAYDGAVRALERAGLTAYTEFFRGDYLGAGDVSARMGEWWDLDALTALYADFCDAWRPAFRKRIRLTPPQAFATYVPMLTAWRRLPYLDPGLPLEHLPADWPGIEAGDLFAGLDARLREGAHTHAHGVVHG comes from the coding sequence ATGGAGACTCTTCCGCGGCAGCTGATCCTGTCGCTCTACGGCCTCTACGCGCGCGAGGACGGCGACTGGCTGTCGGTGGCCTCGCTCGTCGCGCTGATGGGCGACCTCGACGTCGACTCCGCCGCGGTCCGGTCGTCGGTGTCACGCCTCAAGCGGCGCGAGGTGCTCGAGCCGTCGCGCCGCGACGGCCAGGCGGGCTACCTGCTCTCGCCCGGCTCGCTCGAAGTGCTGCATGAGGGCGACCAGCGCATCTGGAGCCGGCCGCGCGCCACGGCCGCCGACGGCTGGCTGGTGCTGGTCTTCTCTGTCCCGGAGTCCGAGCGCGAACGCCGTCACGCGCTGCGCTCCCTGCTCGCCGGCCTCGGCTTCGGCACCGTCGCGCCCGGCGTCTGGGTCGCCCCCGCCACGGCGTACGACGGAGCCGTGCGCGCGCTCGAGCGCGCCGGCCTCACGGCCTACACCGAGTTCTTCCGCGGTGACTACCTCGGCGCAGGCGACGTCTCCGCGCGGATGGGGGAGTGGTGGGACCTCGATGCCCTCACCGCGCTGTACGCCGACTTCTGCGACGCGTGGCGGCCGGCGTTCCGGAAGCGCATCCGGCTCACGCCGCCACAGGCGTTCGCGACGTACGTCCCGATGCTCACCGCCTGGCGCCGGCTGCCCTACCTCGACCCGGGGCTGCCCCTCGAGCACCTGCCCGCCGACTGGCCGGGCATCGAGGCGGGTGATCTGTTCGCCGGGCTGGACGCGCGGCTTCGCGAGGGCGCGCACACGCATGCGCACGGGGTCGTGCACGGATGA
- a CDS encoding AMP-binding protein, whose protein sequence is MELLPSAHADTFCRDHLPPAEQWPELTFDLPELHCPDRLNCATALLDDVIAEHGADRPCLHSPGATTWTYGDLLAAANRIAHALVDDLGVVPGNRVLLRGPNNPWLTACWFGVLKAGGVAVTTMPLLRAGELDTIHDIARLDLALVDERFLEGTGGLGVRVVAFGDDSELAELMTDKPLTHDDVATSSDDVALLAFTSGTTGCPKATMHFHRDVLAVCSTFSRHVLRPSPDDVFTGTPPFAFTFGLGGVLLFPLHAGASTVLVEKATPVELAAIIDEFGVTTCFTAPTAYKAMLAAGATLPSLKTAVSAGEHLPAVTWQAFLEATGVRIIDGIGATEMLHIFVSAAGDDIVPGSTGRAVPGYVATVLDELGDEAAPGVPGRLAVKGPTGCRYLDDPRQRVYVQNGWNITGDTFVRDEAGYFFYQARSDDMIVSSGYNIAAPEVEEALLKHPEVAECAVVGVPDEARGSLVKAYVVLADAATGDAAKAHELQDFVKAAIAPYKYPRAVEFVDALPRTATGKLQRFRLREDV, encoded by the coding sequence ATGGAGCTGCTGCCGTCTGCCCATGCCGACACGTTCTGTCGCGACCACCTGCCGCCGGCCGAACAGTGGCCGGAGCTGACCTTCGACCTGCCAGAGCTGCACTGCCCCGACCGGCTCAACTGCGCGACGGCGCTGCTCGACGACGTCATCGCCGAGCACGGCGCCGACCGGCCGTGCCTGCACTCACCGGGCGCGACCACCTGGACGTACGGCGACCTGCTGGCCGCTGCCAACCGGATCGCACACGCGCTGGTCGACGACCTCGGCGTCGTACCCGGCAACCGCGTGCTGCTGCGCGGGCCCAACAACCCGTGGCTGACCGCGTGCTGGTTCGGCGTCCTCAAGGCGGGCGGCGTCGCCGTCACCACGATGCCGTTGCTTCGTGCCGGTGAGCTGGACACCATCCACGACATCGCCCGGCTCGACCTGGCGCTGGTCGACGAGCGGTTCCTCGAAGGGACCGGGGGCCTCGGCGTGCGGGTGGTGGCCTTCGGAGACGACTCCGAGCTGGCCGAGCTGATGACCGACAAGCCGCTCACCCACGATGACGTCGCCACCTCCTCCGACGACGTCGCACTGCTCGCGTTCACGTCCGGCACCACCGGCTGCCCGAAGGCGACCATGCACTTCCACCGCGACGTACTCGCGGTCTGCAGCACCTTCTCCCGACACGTGCTGCGTCCATCACCCGACGACGTGTTCACCGGCACGCCGCCGTTCGCGTTCACGTTCGGGCTGGGCGGGGTGCTGTTGTTCCCGCTGCACGCGGGCGCCTCGACGGTGCTGGTCGAGAAGGCGACGCCCGTCGAGCTGGCCGCGATCATCGACGAGTTCGGGGTGACCACCTGCTTCACCGCGCCGACGGCGTACAAGGCGATGCTCGCCGCGGGCGCCACGCTGCCGTCGCTGAAGACCGCCGTCTCGGCGGGGGAGCACCTGCCCGCCGTCACGTGGCAGGCATTCCTCGAGGCGACCGGCGTGCGCATCATCGACGGCATCGGGGCCACCGAGATGCTGCACATCTTCGTCTCGGCCGCGGGCGACGACATCGTGCCCGGGTCGACGGGCCGCGCGGTGCCGGGCTACGTCGCGACCGTGCTCGACGAGCTCGGTGACGAGGCGGCTCCGGGTGTGCCGGGGCGGCTGGCGGTGAAGGGCCCCACCGGGTGTCGCTACCTCGACGACCCACGGCAACGGGTGTACGTGCAGAACGGCTGGAACATCACGGGTGACACCTTCGTCCGCGACGAGGCCGGCTACTTCTTCTACCAGGCACGCAGCGACGACATGATCGTCTCGTCGGGCTACAACATCGCCGCCCCGGAGGTCGAGGAGGCGCTGCTCAAGCACCCGGAGGTCGCGGAGTGCGCGGTGGTCGGGGTGCCCGACGAGGCCCGCGGCTCCCTGGTCAAGGCCTACGTCGTGCTCGCCGACGCGGCCACCGGCGACGCGGCGAAGGCGCACGAGCTGCAGGACTTCGTGAAGGCCGCGATCGCGCCGTACAAGTATCCCCGGGCCGTCGAGTTCGTCGACGCCCTGCCGCGTACGGCGACCGGCAAGCTCCAGCGGTTCCGGCTGCGGGAAGATGTCTGA
- a CDS encoding SDR family NAD(P)-dependent oxidoreductase has protein sequence MSQVAMVTGASQGIGRACAEALSAAGYRVALVSRSEATLREVADVLPGESLVLPTDVTSAEQLDAAFSAVESAWGPVEVLVVNAGAAMSAPLVKTSDDDWQRILDLNLTAPFRCLRRALPSMTSAGRGRVVVIASTAGKHGGARTAAYTASKHGVLGLVRSAAAEVARTGVTVNAVCPGYVDTPMTDESVAHIASGTGRSPEDARSILANMQPIGRLVDPAEVASAVMLCVENGAINGQGLNVDGGAVQS, from the coding sequence ATGAGCCAGGTCGCCATGGTCACCGGCGCCTCGCAGGGCATCGGCCGGGCGTGCGCCGAGGCGCTCTCCGCGGCCGGCTATCGGGTTGCCCTGGTCTCCCGGTCCGAGGCGACACTGCGCGAGGTGGCCGACGTACTGCCTGGTGAGTCGCTCGTCCTGCCGACCGACGTGACCTCAGCCGAGCAGCTGGACGCCGCGTTCTCAGCCGTCGAGTCGGCGTGGGGCCCGGTGGAGGTGCTGGTCGTCAACGCGGGTGCGGCGATGTCGGCCCCCCTCGTGAAGACCTCCGACGACGACTGGCAGCGGATCCTCGACCTCAACCTCACGGCGCCGTTCCGGTGCCTGCGTCGCGCCCTGCCGTCGATGACGTCCGCCGGACGCGGACGGGTGGTCGTCATCGCGTCGACCGCAGGCAAGCACGGCGGCGCCCGCACCGCGGCGTACACCGCCAGCAAGCACGGTGTCCTAGGCCTGGTCCGGTCGGCTGCGGCCGAGGTCGCCCGCACCGGCGTGACCGTCAACGCCGTGTGCCCGGGCTACGTCGACACCCCGATGACCGACGAGTCGGTTGCCCACATCGCGTCGGGCACCGGACGGAGTCCAGAAGACGCGCGCTCGATCCTCGCCAATATGCAGCCGATCGGGCGCCTCGTCGACCCCGCCGAGGTCGCGTCGGCCGTGATGCTCTGCGTCGAGAACGGCGCGATCAACGGACAGGGCCTCAACGTCGACGGCGGGGCGGTCCAGTCATGA
- a CDS encoding fumarate hydratase has translation MSTQPEFRYSDLLPIGADDTPYRLLTTDGVSTFEADGQTFLKVHREAIRLLTAEAMHDISHYLRPAHLAQLRKIIDDPESSGNDRFVALDLLKNVNISAGGVLPMCQDTGTAIVMGKKSEGVLTGVDDGEAISQGVYDAYTKLNLRYSQLAPLTTYDEKNTGTNLPAQIELYSTPQTSGKPEYKFLFMAKGGGSANKSFLFQETKAVLNPERLLTFLDEKIRSLGTAACPPYHLAVVIGGTSAEFALKTAKYASAHYLDNLPTEGSMSAHGFRDVELEEKVFELTQSFGIGAQFGGKYFCHDVRVVRLPRHGASCPVAIAVSCSADRQALGKITPEGVFLEQLETDPAQYMPDAGIAHDIAGGAVVEIDLNQPMADILTELRKHPVKTRLSLTGPLVVARDIAHAKIKERLDSGDEMPSYLKDHPVYYAGPAKTPEGMPSGSFGPTTAGRMDSYVDQFQAAGGSMVMLAKGNRSKQVTEACDAHGGFYLGSIGGPAARLAQDCIRSVSVLEYEELGMEAVWKIEVEDFPAFIVVDDKGNDFFTDPGGAVTVPLSSLKAAGIRLRSTQ, from the coding sequence GTGAGCACCCAGCCCGAGTTCCGCTACTCCGACCTCCTGCCGATCGGCGCCGACGACACGCCGTACCGGCTCCTCACGACCGACGGCGTCTCGACCTTCGAGGCCGACGGGCAGACGTTCCTCAAGGTCCACCGCGAGGCGATCCGGCTGCTGACGGCGGAGGCGATGCACGACATCAGCCATTACCTGCGGCCGGCGCACCTGGCCCAGCTGCGCAAGATCATCGACGACCCGGAGTCGTCGGGCAACGACCGATTCGTCGCGCTCGACCTGCTCAAGAACGTCAACATCTCCGCCGGTGGCGTGCTGCCGATGTGCCAGGACACCGGCACCGCGATCGTGATGGGCAAGAAGTCCGAAGGCGTGCTCACGGGTGTCGACGACGGCGAGGCGATCAGCCAGGGCGTGTACGACGCGTACACGAAGCTCAACCTGCGCTACTCGCAGCTCGCGCCGCTGACGACGTACGACGAGAAGAACACCGGCACCAACCTGCCCGCGCAGATCGAGCTCTACTCCACTCCCCAGACCAGTGGGAAACCGGAGTACAAGTTCCTCTTCATGGCCAAGGGCGGCGGCTCGGCCAACAAGTCGTTCCTCTTCCAGGAGACCAAGGCGGTGCTGAACCCCGAGCGGCTGCTGACGTTCCTCGACGAGAAGATCCGCTCGCTCGGCACGGCCGCGTGTCCGCCGTACCACCTGGCTGTGGTCATCGGCGGCACGTCGGCGGAGTTCGCGCTGAAGACCGCGAAGTACGCCTCGGCGCACTACCTCGACAACCTGCCGACCGAGGGCTCGATGAGTGCGCACGGCTTCCGCGACGTCGAGCTGGAGGAGAAGGTCTTCGAGCTGACGCAGTCGTTCGGGATCGGCGCGCAGTTCGGTGGCAAGTACTTCTGCCACGACGTGCGGGTCGTGCGACTCCCCCGGCACGGCGCCTCGTGCCCGGTAGCCATCGCGGTCAGCTGCTCGGCCGACCGGCAGGCGCTCGGCAAGATCACGCCCGAGGGTGTCTTCCTCGAGCAGCTCGAGACCGACCCAGCGCAGTACATGCCCGACGCCGGCATTGCCCACGACATCGCCGGCGGCGCGGTAGTGGAGATCGACCTCAACCAGCCGATGGCCGACATCCTGACCGAGCTGCGCAAGCACCCGGTGAAGACCCGGCTCTCGCTGACCGGCCCGCTGGTCGTCGCGCGCGACATCGCGCACGCCAAGATCAAGGAGCGGCTCGACTCGGGCGACGAGATGCCGTCGTACCTCAAGGACCACCCGGTCTACTACGCCGGTCCGGCGAAGACTCCCGAGGGCATGCCGTCGGGCTCGTTCGGCCCGACGACGGCCGGCCGGATGGACTCGTACGTCGACCAGTTCCAGGCCGCCGGGGGCTCGATGGTGATGCTGGCCAAGGGCAACCGGAGCAAGCAGGTCACCGAGGCGTGTGACGCGCACGGCGGCTTCTACCTCGGCTCGATCGGCGGACCGGCCGCGCGCCTCGCGCAGGACTGCATCAGGTCGGTGTCGGTGCTGGAGTACGAAGAGCTCGGCATGGAAGCCGTCTGGAAGATCGAGGTGGAGGACTTTCCGGCGTTCATCGTCGTCGACGACAAGGGCAACGACTTCTTCACCGACCCGGGCGGTGCCGTGACCGTGCCGCTGAGCTCTTTGAAGGCGGCCGGGATCCGGCTGCGGTCGACGCAGTGA
- a CDS encoding SRPBCC domain-containing protein — translation MNTSTPSATGRRDDRDGTPYVVFERTFSAPIADVWAAVTEPERLVRWIGTWAGDPASGEIAFRMTAEAEDAPEEEVLIDECREPTRLVMRSARPDDHSQLWSWQIDLNEADGVTTLTFAQEVCDLTLAESVGPGWDYYLDRMVAAETGGDLTAIDFNDYYPAFAAYYRAELS, via the coding sequence ATGAACACCAGCACCCCGAGCGCCACCGGCCGCCGCGACGACCGTGACGGCACGCCGTACGTCGTGTTCGAGCGCACGTTCAGCGCCCCGATCGCCGACGTCTGGGCGGCGGTGACCGAGCCGGAACGCCTGGTGCGCTGGATCGGCACCTGGGCGGGCGACCCGGCGAGCGGCGAGATCGCGTTCCGGATGACCGCCGAGGCCGAGGACGCGCCCGAGGAGGAGGTCCTGATCGACGAGTGCCGCGAGCCGACCCGGCTGGTGATGCGATCGGCGCGGCCCGACGACCACAGCCAGCTCTGGAGCTGGCAGATCGACCTCAACGAAGCTGATGGCGTCACCACGCTGACGTTTGCGCAGGAGGTCTGCGACCTGACGCTGGCCGAGAGCGTCGGTCCGGGCTGGGACTACTACCTCGACCGGATGGTGGCAGCCGAGACGGGCGGAGACCTCACGGCCATCGACTTCAACGACTACTACCCGGCCTTCGCCGCCTACTACCGCGCCGAGCTCTCCTGA
- a CDS encoding RidA family protein, translating to MKRVNPASLAAPSGFSHAVVATGTTVFLAGQTGMDASGAIVPGGVVAQFEQALSNLLTALGEAGGTPADLTSLTIYIVDMDDYRAQARAIGRVWKWLIGSEYPAMAGIGVSRLWDHDAVVEVQGLAVLKTQA from the coding sequence ATGAAGCGCGTCAACCCTGCCTCGCTCGCCGCCCCATCGGGCTTCTCGCATGCCGTGGTCGCCACCGGCACGACCGTCTTCCTCGCCGGCCAGACCGGGATGGATGCCTCCGGCGCGATCGTCCCGGGCGGCGTGGTGGCGCAGTTCGAGCAGGCGCTCAGCAACCTGCTCACCGCACTCGGCGAAGCCGGGGGCACCCCCGCCGACCTGACCTCGTTGACGATCTACATCGTCGACATGGACGATTACCGCGCCCAGGCCCGCGCCATCGGCCGCGTCTGGAAGTGGCTGATCGGCAGCGAGTACCCCGCCATGGCCGGCATCGGGGTCTCGCGCCTCTGGGACCACGACGCCGTGGTCGAGGTGCAGGGGTTGGCTGTGCTCAAGACTCAGGCGTAG